In Fimbriimonadales bacterium, a genomic segment contains:
- the rpsQ gene encoding 30S ribosomal protein S17 has translation MTQNGKVRNRRKTRSGVVVSNKMQKTVVVSVQRRIQHPLYLKTVVRSKKYKAHDEIGCDIGDLVEIMETRPLSKEKRWRVTKILKKVQ, from the coding sequence ATGACCCAAAACGGAAAAGTGAGAAATCGCAGAAAAACTCGAAGCGGCGTTGTCGTTTCGAACAAAATGCAAAAGACTGTCGTCGTTTCCGTACAACGACGAATTCAACATCCTTTATATCTTAAAACGGTGGTACGCAGTAAAAAATACAAAGCACACGATGAAATCGGTTGCGATATAGGTGACTTAGTAGAAATTATGGAGACGCGCCCGCTGAGCAAAGAAAAGCGTTGGCGCGTAACGAAGATACTGAAGAAAGTGCAATAA
- the rpmC gene encoding 50S ribosomal protein L29: protein MKPLRTKELREKTLEELEEMLQNERLALFELRRKMALRDLKDVKSVMMQRHNIARILTVITEKRKEEIKA, encoded by the coding sequence ATGAAACCACTGCGGACGAAAGAATTGAGAGAAAAAACTCTCGAAGAGTTGGAAGAGATGCTTCAAAATGAGCGTCTCGCTCTCTTCGAACTCCGTAGAAAGATGGCATTGAGAGATTTAAAAGATGTAAAATCCGTAATGATGCAGCGACACAACATCGCGCGCATCCTTACGGTGATCACCGAAAAACGAAAAGAAGAAATAAAGGCATGA
- the rplV gene encoding 50S ribosomal protein L22, with product MEVTAVGRRFRVQPRKVRLLIEHIKGKHALWALSLLRYHPSKGAKMLRKVIQSAVANAVENAGLDPESLVISRIQVDDGPRLKRYEPKAMGRAGVILKRTSHISVVLEDKEPFQVKRSNAKPKPRPKLEWEKPKKELAKKVKDEETVEETAEGMEAAATTESEQEPETVQTSEEASEETKETTSEETKEES from the coding sequence ATGGAAGTAACTGCAGTAGGAAGACGTTTTCGAGTACAGCCGAGAAAAGTTCGGCTGCTCATCGAGCACATTAAAGGAAAGCACGCTCTTTGGGCATTGTCCCTTCTTCGCTATCATCCCAGCAAAGGTGCGAAGATGCTCCGAAAAGTTATCCAAAGTGCAGTGGCGAATGCCGTTGAAAACGCAGGACTTGACCCTGAGTCTTTAGTGATTTCGAGGATTCAGGTAGACGATGGACCACGATTGAAACGCTATGAACCAAAGGCGATGGGTCGAGCAGGTGTGATTCTTAAAAGGACGAGCCATATTTCTGTTGTCCTCGAAGACAAAGAACCTTTCCAAGTGAAACGCTCGAATGCAAAACCAAAACCTCGCCCTAAACTCGAGTGGGAAAAACCTAAAAAGGAACTAGCGAAAAAGGTCAAAGACGAAGAAACCGTAGAGGAAACTGCAGAAGGTATGGAAGCAGCCGCAACAACAGAATCAGAACAAGAGCCCGAAACCGTTCAAACAAGCGAAGAAGCGAGCGAAGAAACGAAAGAGACAACGAGCGAAGAAACGAAGGAGGAATCATAA
- the rpsS gene encoding 30S ribosomal protein S19 → MPRSLKKGPFVDEHLLKKVQKLNETGQKALIKTWSRRSTITPDFIGHTIAVHDGRKHIPVYITENMVGHKLGEFAPTRTFRGHGGEERAAKVKE, encoded by the coding sequence ATGCCGAGAAGTTTGAAGAAAGGACCGTTCGTAGACGAGCACCTTTTGAAAAAGGTGCAAAAACTCAACGAAACGGGTCAAAAGGCTTTGATAAAAACCTGGTCTCGTCGCAGTACGATCACTCCCGATTTTATCGGTCATACCATCGCAGTGCACGACGGGAGGAAACACATCCCTGTTTACATTACGGAAAATATGGTGGGGCATAAACTCGGTGAATTCGCTCCTACTCGCACTTTCCGTGGTCACGGTGGAGAAGAACGAGCGGCGAAGGTGAAAGAATGA
- the rplB gene encoding 50S ribosomal protein L2 yields the protein MATRRYKPTSPGTRFRIISDYSEITRREPEKSLTVGIPKSGGRNHTGRITAFHRGGGSKRLYRIIDFARNKDGVRAKVASIEYDPNRSARIALLHYEDGEKRYILAPNDLNVGDIVESGEGVDIRPGNSLPLANIPLGTMVHNIELQAGRGGQVARAAGTSAQVIAKEGAFVTLRMPSGEMRMFHGTCRATVGEVGNAQHETESYGKAGVKRGKGRRPHVRGVAMTPRDHPHGGGEGKSPVGQRKGPRDRWGHKALGVKTRKNKKTERFIVRHRSK from the coding sequence ATGGCAACACGACGATATAAACCGACTTCCCCTGGAACGAGATTCCGAATCATTTCGGATTATTCGGAGATAACACGACGCGAGCCTGAAAAAAGTTTGACAGTCGGCATTCCGAAATCCGGTGGGAGAAATCATACGGGCAGAATAACGGCGTTTCATCGCGGTGGGGGAAGCAAAAGACTTTATCGAATCATAGATTTCGCTCGGAATAAGGACGGAGTTCGCGCGAAGGTCGCATCTATCGAATACGACCCCAACCGTAGCGCTCGCATCGCTCTTTTGCATTATGAAGACGGTGAAAAAAGATACATTTTAGCGCCGAATGATTTGAACGTAGGAGACATCGTGGAAAGCGGAGAAGGCGTAGATATACGCCCGGGAAACTCCCTTCCTTTAGCGAACATTCCTTTGGGAACGATGGTTCATAACATCGAACTGCAAGCAGGAAGGGGGGGGCAGGTCGCACGAGCGGCTGGTACGTCAGCACAGGTAATTGCGAAAGAAGGAGCATTCGTTACTCTCCGAATGCCGAGTGGAGAAATGCGTATGTTTCACGGAACATGCCGCGCAACTGTGGGAGAAGTGGGAAACGCACAACACGAAACAGAATCTTACGGGAAAGCGGGCGTGAAAAGAGGAAAGGGACGGCGTCCCCATGTACGTGGCGTGGCAATGACACCTCGCGACCATCCGCATGGTGGGGGAGAAGGAAAATCTCCAGTGGGTCAACGCAAAGGTCCTCGAGATAGATGGGGACATAAGGCTTTGGGAGTGAAAACGCGGAAGAACAAGAAAACGGAACGATTTATCGTGAGGCACAGGAGTAAATAA
- the rplW gene encoding 50S ribosomal protein L23, with the protein MNKTPDNIIIKPVLTEKSVRLGAEGKYFFYVHPDANKVEIARAIEEIYNAGKKKKDRIKVSKVNVINVHGKSVRRHTLRKAGRRANRKKAIITLMPGQRLEGFEV; encoded by the coding sequence GTGAATAAAACTCCTGATAACATCATTATCAAACCTGTGTTGACAGAAAAAAGCGTCCGTCTCGGAGCGGAAGGAAAGTATTTCTTTTACGTGCATCCTGATGCGAATAAAGTTGAAATCGCCAGGGCTATCGAAGAAATCTACAACGCAGGAAAGAAAAAGAAAGACCGCATAAAAGTGAGCAAAGTGAATGTCATCAACGTCCATGGCAAATCGGTTAGAAGGCACACCTTGCGTAAAGCAGGGAGGCGCGCAAATCGGAAAAAAGCGATAATCACCTTAATGCCAGGCCAGCGTTTAGAGGGCTTCGAGGTGTAA
- the rplD gene encoding 50S ribosomal protein L4 has protein sequence MKLKVLDSKGKEKGEITLGEAFAKSTPNKWLLHRVVVAEEANQRQGTHKVLTRAEVRGGGRKPWRQKKTGRARQGSIRAPHWRHGGVVHGPVVRSYAQKINKKEKRLALQEAFVAKVNSNDVVVVDEIRFEEPKTKKAVELLNNVGVNGARTLVILPEYDEMALLSFRNLPNVEVRTAPARPDEKGNAPRTQAFSTRDLLVARKIVVAKEALSRIQEAWSE, from the coding sequence ATGAAGTTGAAAGTTTTAGATTCGAAGGGAAAGGAAAAGGGAGAAATAACCCTCGGCGAAGCCTTTGCGAAATCCACTCCAAATAAGTGGCTTTTGCATCGTGTGGTTGTCGCTGAAGAGGCGAATCAACGACAAGGCACACATAAAGTCCTTACACGTGCAGAAGTAAGGGGGGGTGGAAGAAAGCCCTGGCGGCAGAAAAAAACAGGTCGTGCGAGACAAGGCTCGATTCGAGCGCCGCATTGGCGTCATGGCGGCGTAGTACACGGACCCGTTGTTCGAAGTTACGCACAAAAAATAAACAAAAAAGAAAAACGGTTAGCGCTGCAGGAAGCATTCGTCGCAAAGGTCAATTCGAACGATGTGGTCGTAGTGGATGAGATTCGATTCGAAGAACCGAAAACGAAAAAAGCTGTGGAACTTCTCAATAATGTAGGCGTGAATGGAGCGAGAACGTTGGTGATTTTGCCGGAATACGATGAAATGGCTTTGTTGAGTTTCAGAAATCTTCCGAATGTCGAAGTGCGAACCGCCCCAGCGCGTCCTGATGAAAAGGGGAACGCACCACGCACGCAAGCATTTAGTACACGTGATTTATTAGTTGCACGAAAAATCGTAGTCGCGAAAGAAGCGCTTTCGCGAATTCAGGAGGCATGGAGTGAATAA
- the rplC gene encoding 50S ribosomal protein L3 has translation MLSGIVGRKIGMTHLFDEEGRMVPVSVIQAGPVYVTQIKTKEKDGYDAIQVGFQETKSKKLKFPEIGHLKKAGVGPLKVLREFRGNSSQVQLGQKITVEIFQPGEKVKVVGRSKGRGFAGAVKRYGFSGQFMTHGSMTHRRPLSSGATGPQRVFKGMRRPGHMGDVRVTQIGLKVVKVDPDKNLLLVSGSVPGANGSIVEIHKVEGKV, from the coding sequence ATGTTATCGGGAATTGTAGGAAGAAAAATAGGAATGACCCACCTCTTCGATGAAGAGGGCAGAATGGTGCCGGTTTCGGTAATCCAAGCCGGACCTGTTTACGTAACTCAAATCAAAACTAAAGAAAAAGACGGATACGACGCGATTCAAGTCGGTTTTCAAGAAACGAAATCGAAGAAATTGAAATTTCCGGAAATCGGACATTTGAAGAAAGCCGGAGTAGGACCATTAAAGGTGCTTCGGGAATTTCGTGGCAATTCTTCGCAAGTGCAACTCGGGCAAAAAATTACAGTCGAAATTTTCCAACCGGGAGAAAAAGTCAAAGTAGTGGGAAGAAGCAAAGGTAGAGGGTTTGCAGGAGCAGTTAAGCGTTATGGTTTTTCCGGTCAATTTATGACGCACGGTTCGATGACTCACCGACGTCCGCTTTCTTCCGGCGCAACTGGTCCACAAAGAGTTTTCAAAGGGATGCGAAGACCTGGACATATGGGAGATGTTCGCGTTACGCAAATCGGGCTTAAAGTCGTGAAAGTTGACCCGGATAAAAACTTGCTTCTCGTGAGTGGTAGCGTACCCGGCGCGAATGGAAGCATCGTAGAAATTCATAAAGTCGAGGGAAAAGTTTAA
- the rpsJ gene encoding 30S ribosomal protein S10 — protein sequence MRGERVRIKLQAYDHRALDQSAQKIAETVRRTGARLSGPVPLPTRIRRFCVIRGPHIDKESMEHFEIRLHKRLIDILDPTSKTIDALMRLDLPSGVDIEVKQA from the coding sequence ATGCGAGGCGAAAGAGTAAGAATCAAACTGCAAGCGTACGACCATCGTGCTTTGGATCAATCCGCGCAAAAAATCGCGGAAACAGTGAGAAGAACAGGCGCGCGACTGAGCGGACCTGTTCCGCTACCGACTCGCATTCGCCGTTTTTGTGTCATCCGAGGTCCACATATTGACAAAGAATCTATGGAGCATTTCGAAATTCGTCTCCATAAGCGACTAATCGATATTTTGGATCCTACGAGCAAAACCATCGATGCGTTGATGCGATTAGATTTACCCAGCGGTGTAGATATCGAGGTGAAGCAGGCATAG
- the tuf gene encoding elongation factor Tu, with translation MARPKFERTKPHVNVGTIGHVDHGKTTLTAAITAVLEAKGLAERKKYEEIDAAPEEKARGITINIYHAEYETDKRHYAHVDCPGHADYIKNMITGAAQMDGAILVVSATDGPMPQTREHILLARQVGVPRIVVFINKCDAVEEEELIDIVEMEVRELLNKYGFDGDNTPVIRGSALKVMEQNPINLDDPWTKKILELMDAVDNWIPEPVREIDKPFLMAVEDVFTITGRGTVATGRVERGQLRPMEEVEIVGLRPEPIKTVVTGIEMFRKTLDYCQAGDNVGLLLRGVERTDIERGMVIAKPGSIKPHTKFEAEVYVLGKEEGGRHTPFVSGYRPQFYFRTTDVTGEITLPPGVEMVMPGDNVTMTVELIAPIAMEQGSKFAIREGGRTVGAGTITKVFD, from the coding sequence ATGGCAAGACCAAAATTCGAAAGAACGAAGCCTCACGTAAACGTGGGGACAATTGGCCACGTCGACCACGGGAAGACGACGCTTACTGCCGCGATCACTGCAGTTCTCGAAGCAAAAGGATTGGCAGAACGCAAAAAATACGAAGAAATAGACGCCGCTCCCGAAGAAAAGGCTCGTGGCATCACCATCAATATTTATCACGCGGAATACGAAACTGACAAGCGTCACTATGCGCACGTAGACTGCCCAGGACATGCTGACTATATCAAAAACATGATTACAGGGGCAGCACAAATGGACGGTGCGATTTTAGTCGTCAGTGCAACGGATGGTCCCATGCCGCAAACGAGAGAACACATCCTGCTTGCTCGTCAAGTAGGTGTCCCGCGCATCGTCGTATTTATCAATAAATGCGATGCTGTCGAAGAAGAAGAACTGATAGATATCGTGGAAATGGAAGTTCGTGAACTTTTAAACAAATACGGCTTCGATGGCGACAACACTCCAGTAATTCGTGGTTCAGCACTAAAAGTGATGGAGCAAAACCCCATCAATTTGGATGACCCATGGACGAAGAAAATTTTAGAACTCATGGACGCAGTTGATAATTGGATTCCCGAACCTGTTCGGGAAATCGACAAACCCTTCCTAATGGCTGTCGAAGACGTGTTCACGATTACCGGTCGAGGCACCGTTGCGACGGGTCGTGTCGAAAGAGGACAACTCAGACCGATGGAGGAAGTCGAAATCGTAGGACTTCGTCCTGAACCCATAAAAACAGTGGTAACTGGAATCGAAATGTTCAGAAAGACCCTCGATTATTGTCAGGCAGGCGACAATGTAGGTCTGCTTTTACGAGGCGTCGAAAGAACGGACATCGAGCGCGGAATGGTCATCGCAAAGCCGGGTTCGATTAAGCCACACACCAAGTTCGAAGCGGAAGTTTATGTATTAGGAAAAGAAGAAGGTGGACGACACACTCCTTTCGTATCGGGATATCGTCCTCAGTTTTATTTCCGAACGACGGACGTCACTGGCGAAATCACCCTTCCACCCGGCGTGGAAATGGTTATGCCCGGAGATAACGTGACTATGACCGTGGAACTCATTGCGCCTATCGCGATGGAACAAGGTTCGAAGTTCGCCATTCGAGAAGGCGGCAGAACCGTAGGCGCAGGGACGATCACCAAAGTCTTTGATTAA